Proteins from a single region of Heterodontus francisci isolate sHetFra1 chromosome 29, sHetFra1.hap1, whole genome shotgun sequence:
- the LOC137345710 gene encoding probable G-protein coupled receptor 139, with product MTSAILSRGKCGLSRGITRYMVAMAISDLLVMTFLVLLYQIFSYHFPSSFLSLTAICPSYAYLRIVTLDYSVWLTVSFTFDRFISICCQKLRLRYCTERTAAVVIVSMFVLSCLKFIPFYFMYESKFMMDNVWWGCKVKAVFFTSAGWVTFSWICSLSVSFLPFILILLLNGLTVKHILAASRVRRVLKGLGSGQNQSDSEMENRQKSIILLFAVSGSYILLWMTGTVTFVCTRITFDALEQNLTNPGYIASDVGRLLILMNSCANTCIYGLTQSKFREEVKKAVKYLLTRVTKLMNLKLQSD from the coding sequence ATGACGTCTGCGATCCTGTCCcgtggaaagtgcggtctctccagggGAATCACTCGTTACATGGTGGCGATGGCAATCTCAGACCTCCTGGTGATGACCTTTCTGGTGCTGCTTTACCAAATATTTTCCTATCATTTTCCCTCATCATTTCTGTCACTCACTGCAATCTGCCCTTCATACGCCTACCTGAGAATCGTTACTCTGGATTACTCCGTCTGGTTAACAGTGTCGTTCACCTTTGACCGTTTCATCAGCATTTGCTGTCAGAAATTGAGACTCAGATATTGCACGGAGAGAACTGCAGCTGTGGTTATTGTGTCCATGTTTGTGCTGAGTTGTTTAAAATTCATCCCCTTCTACTTCATGTATGAGTCCAAGTTTATGATGGACAACGTATGGTGGGGTTGCAAGGTAAAAGCGGTCTTCTTTACTTCTGCAGGATGGGTGACTTTCTCCTGGATTTGCAGTCTCTCTGTTTCATTCCTCCCATTCATTCTCATCTTGTTGCTCAATGGTCTCACGGTCAAGCACATCCTAGCGGCCAGTCGGGTCCGCAGGGTCCTGAAGGGACTGGGCAGCGGACAGAACCAGAGCGATAGCGAGATGGAGAATCGGCAGAAATCCATCATCTTACTCTTCGCTGTGTCCGGCAGTTATATACTGTTGTGGATGACGGGAACGGTGACTTTTGTTTGCACTCGAATCACATTTGATGCCTTGGAGCAGAATCTCACAAATCCCGGTTACATCGCCAGTGATGTTGGACGTCTGCTTATTCTCATGAACTCCTGTGCAAACACCTGTATTTATGGATTGACCCAGAGCAAattcagagaggaggtgaagaaggCGGTTAAATATCTATTAACTCGAGTTACGAAATTAATGAATTTAAAGCTACAGTCCGACTAG
- the LOC137345711 gene encoding probable G-protein coupled receptor 139: MGRLPIQYVKEIGYPIMAVFGVPEGILKIKTATKAAIEDITYSSLIFISNKIIAIITVTFQDSRLLHLIDYFPVVLGPTANLMTAVILSRGKCGLSRGITRYMVAMAISDLLVMIFHVLLYQIFSYHFPSSFLSLTAICPSHAYLRIVTLDYSVWLTVSFTFDRFISICCQKLRLRYCTERTAAVVIVSMFVLSCLKFIPYLFMFESKFMMDNLWWGCKIKTVFTSAGWVTFAWICSLSVSLLPFFLILLLNGLTVRHILAASRVRRVLKGLASGQNQSDSEMENRQKSIILLFAVSGSYILLWMTGTVTFVCTRITFDALERNLASPGYIASDVGRLLILMNSCANTCIYGLTQSKFREEVKKAVKYLLTRVTKLMNLKQQSG, translated from the exons ATGGGACGGCTTCCAATTCAGTACGTGAAAGAAATCGGCTATCCGATTATGGCAGTGTTTGGCGTCCCTG AAGGTATTCTGAAGATAAAGACTGCCACAAAGGCGGCAATAGAGGACATCACATACTCTTCATTA ATATTTATCTCCAATAAAATCATTGCTATTATCACAGTTACCTTTCAGGACAGCCGTTTGCTCCATTTAATTGACTATTTTCCTGTTGTTTTGGGTCCTACAGCGAATCTGATGACGGCTGTGAtcttgtcccggggaaagtgcggtctctccagggGAATCACTCGTTACATGGTGGCGATGGCAATCTCAGACCTCCTGGTGATGATCTTTCATGTGCTGTTATACCAAATATTTTCCTATCATTTCCCCTCATCATTTCTGTCACTCACTGCAATCTGCCCTTCACACGCCTACCTGAGAATCGTTACTCTGGATTACTCCGTCTGGTTAACAGTGTCGTTCACCTTTGACCGTTTCATCAGCATTTGCTGTCAGAAATTGAGACTCCGATATTGCACGGAGAGAACTGCAGCTGTGGTTATTGTGTCCATGTTTGTGCTGAGTTGTTTAAAGTTCATCCCCTACCTCTTCATGTTTGAGTCTAAGTTTATGATGGACAACCTATGGTGGGGCTGCAAGATAAAAACGGTCTTTACTTCTGCAGGGTGGGTGACTTTCGCCTGGATTTGCAGTCTCTCTGTCTCATTGCTCCCGTTCTTTCTCATCTTGCTGCTCAATGGTCTCACGGTCAGGCACATCCTAGCGGCCAGTCGGGTCCGCAGGGTCCTGAAGGGACTGGCCAGCGGACAGAACCAGAGCGATAGCGAGATGGAGAATCGGCAGAAATCCATCATCTTACTCTTCGCTGTGTCCGGCAGTTATATACTGTTGTGGATGACGGGAACGGTAACTTTTGTTTGCACTCGAATCACATTTGATGCCTTGGAGCGGAATCTCGCAAGTCCCGGTTACATCGCCAGTGATGTTGGACGTCTGCTCATTCTCATGAACTCCTGTGCAAACACCTGTATTTATGGATTGACCCAGAGCAAgttcagagaggaggtgaagaaggCCGTTAAATATCTATTAACTCGAGTTACGAAATTAATGAATTTAAAGCAACAGTCCGGCTAG